The following are encoded together in the Streptomyces flavofungini genome:
- a CDS encoding tetratricopeptide repeat-containing protein, producing the protein MSTRRLPDLVWAHLDGASGWVLVFDNVDAPEEQTAPGVPIRDGDGVIRGSLSGLVLVTSRQAGPLVRGDGAVLHAVEPLTDADGARVLLDDADVFGEHHADTLRSRNNLAEVLYAQGEWRESEAEHRATLRIRQEAPRPLDLDTLTSPSNHAAILLDQGRVDEARAENEAVLVARCRALGPDHPQVATSRRNLARAQRRRAGCRDVEAADVTGY; encoded by the coding sequence ATGAGCACTCGACGGCTGCCCGACCTGGTGTGGGCGCACCTGGACGGCGCGTCCGGCTGGGTGCTCGTCTTCGACAACGTGGACGCCCCCGAGGAACAGACCGCGCCCGGCGTCCCGATCCGGGACGGCGACGGCGTCATCCGCGGTTCGCTCAGCGGCCTCGTCCTGGTGACCAGCCGTCAGGCCGGCCCCCTCGTCCGGGGCGACGGCGCGGTCCTGCACGCCGTCGAGCCGCTCACCGACGCCGACGGCGCGCGGGTGCTCCTCGACGACGCGGACGTGTTCGGGGAGCACCACGCGGACACCCTGCGCAGCCGCAACAACCTCGCCGAAGTGCTCTACGCCCAGGGCGAGTGGCGCGAGTCGGAAGCCGAGCACCGCGCCACCCTGCGCATCAGGCAGGAAGCACCACGGCCGCTGGATCTCGACACGCTGACCAGCCCCAGCAACCACGCCGCGATCCTCCTCGACCAGGGCAGGGTGGACGAGGCCAGGGCCGAGAACGAGGCGGTGCTCGTCGCACGCTGCCGCGCCCTCGGCCCCGATCACCCGCAGGTGGCCACGAGCCGCAGGAACCTCGCCCGCGCCCAGCGCCGCCGCGCGGGCTGCCGGGACGTCGAAGCAGCCGACGTCACCGGCTACTGA